From a single Osmerus eperlanus chromosome 8, fOsmEpe2.1, whole genome shotgun sequence genomic region:
- the LOC134024889 gene encoding dihydrolipoyllysine-residue succinyltransferase component of 2-oxoglutarate dehydrogenase complex, mitochondrial-like, whose amino-acid sequence MLSHSRCLSRTLGRSLSALSQGNGVLVRRSASGLSASNRLVYRNGQPCDSKSAVNVFQMRYFKTSPVRRDEVVTVNTPAFAESVTEGDVRWEKAVGDSVSEDEVVCEIETDKTSVQVPSPAAGVIEALLVPDGGRVEGGNPLFKLRKGAGAAKAAASAEAPVAAAAPPPPASPPPTPAAMPPVPPVPGQAMEAKPVSAVKPTAPRAAPTPPTAVPTGARTESRVKMNRMRLRIAQRLKEAQNTCAMLTTFNEVDMSNIQDLRTLHKDAFLKKHNIKLGFMSAFVKAAAHALMDQPSVNAVIDDSTKEIVYRDYVDISVAVSTPKGLVVPVIRGVETMNFADIEKTINGLGEKARKNELAVEDMDGGTFTISNGGVFGSMFGTPIINPPQSAILGMHGIFERPVAIGGKVEIRPMMYVALTYDHRLVDGREAVTFLRKIKSVVEDPRVLLLDM is encoded by the exons ATGCTATCACATTCACGATGTTTGTCACGGACACTTGGGCGCTCTCTTTCTGCGCTAAGTCAG GGAAATGGTGTACTGGTACGAAGGAGTGCATCAG GCCTTTCCGCCTCCAACCGTCTTGTTTACAGGAATGGCCAGCC ATGTGATTCCAAGTCAGCAGTCAATGTCTTCCAAATGCGATACTTCAAGACATCTCCAGTACGCA GAGACGAAGTTGTCACCGTCAACACCCCAGCGTTTGCTGAGTCCGTCACAGAGGGGGATGTGAGGTGGGAAAAAG CTGTTGGGGACTCCGTGAGTGAGGATGAGGTGGTGTGTGAAATTGAGACGGACAAG ACCTCAGTGCAGGTACCCTCTCCTGCAGCCGGAGTCATTGAGGCTCTCCTGGTGCCCGACGGAGGGAGAGTTGAAGGAGGAAACCCCCTCTTCAAACTCCGGAAAGGAG CCGGTGCTGCCAAAGCTGCTGCCTCAGCAGAAGCCCCTGTGGCCGctgcagcccctcctcctccagcatcgccacctcccacccccgccGCCatgccccccgtcccccccgtgcCAGGACAAGCCATGGAAGCCAAACCTG tttCTGCTGTCAAGCCTACTGCACCTCGAGCTGCACCAACCCCTCCCACAGCGGTGCCCACAGGAGCCAGGACAGAAAGCAGG GTGAAGATGAACCGCATGAGGCTGAGAATCGCCCAGAGGCTTAAGGAGGCCCAGAACACCTGTGCCATGCTGACCACTTTTAATGAGGTGGACATGAG CAACATCCAGGACCTTAGAACCCTCCACAAAGACGCTTTCCTAAAGAAACACAACATCAAACTTGGCTTCATGTCTGCGTTTGTCAAAGCTGCAGCCCACGCCTTGATGGACCAGCCGTCTGTTAATGCTG TCATCGATGATTCAACCAAAGAGATAGTGTACAGGGATTACGTAGACATCAGTGTGGCTGTGTCGACTCCAAAG GGACTTGTGGTACCTGTGATTCGCGGCGTAGAAACAATGAACTTCGCTGACATCGAGAAAACCATTAATGGATTGGGAGAAAAG GCTCGCAAGAACGAACTAGCCGTGGAGGATATGGACGGAGGCACGTTCACCATCAGTAACGGCGGTGTTTTTGGATCCATGTTCGGCACACCCATCATCAACCCTCCCCAGTCTGCAATCTTGGGCATGCATGGCATCTTCGAGAGGCCAGTGGCCATAGGGGGCAAG GTGGAGATCCGGCCCATGATGTACGTAGCACTGACATATGACCACCGTCTCGTTGACGGCAGAGAGGCCGTTACCTTCCTACGCAAGATTAAGTCGGTGGTAGAGGACCCACGCGTGCTGCTTCTTGATATGTGA
- the LOC134024811 gene encoding prospero homeobox protein 1-like, translating to MSRNSSLLDQNMHSSSKIYFEDHPEHPTPLHLDSSLSAHSNGSLISILLRKNIDRKRTQKENTVYHVRTPHSNVSESSVVELCYNSKGDTVEPSSPAGQNMLTGTSDAQDWPLGDCHQAKRARVENIIRGMTGSPEGHFTDEKETGHLEALESIQENKTNVFQNQDKIHSRGSSSKSIEGQTLKKQLHTMQKLLGQLHEKCIQVYMRNQCDEKVSDEASSTGMSEDNTTWNTASPETITSEVLTDPYHEIEMSSDITYPCWKNIKLLEYIRSKPEKEKKILADTLKDELSRAVNTTVDSIFKNIANTVLMSPPLQVEKDGETHNKAEHHNSCKPPSRIENSLKRFQACSASAMGIQLPNIQTEALSLVVEKASMTSQGRVNMTGNSQDHLHPSPVYSHQTFLQENQLLENLKHNSQGTFEGLQCRHPTMGQSTIGLVDLPWEPVKVKSKVTSRPVRSHQAQPLAMDRVVLDRLCVPNVKMECGTLQSMLKNHSYVVNEGLTTSHLKKAKLMFFYTRYPSSTVLKTFFPDVQFTRCITSQLIKWFSNFREFYYIQVEKFSRHALMEGVTNVRELTVGRDSELFRALNMHYNKGNDFQVPDRFLEVAGITLQEFYIALSLAKDSDPSWKKAIYKVICKLDSDVPNEFKAPLTS from the exons ATGAGTAGGAATTCAAGCCTTTTGGACCAGAACATGCACTCCTCAAGCAAAATATATTTTGAAGACCATCCTGAGCATCCCACCCCTCTACATCTTGactcctctctgtctgcacaCTCAAATGGATCCCTTATTTCCATTCTCCTACGTAAAAACATTGATCGTAAAAGGACCCAGAAGGAAAACACAGTTTACCATGTTCGTACCCCACACTCAAATGTGAGTGAATCTAGTGTGGTGGAACTCTGCTACAATTCAAAAGGCGACACCGTGGAACCTTCGTCACCAGCTGGACAGAACATGCTTACAGGAACCAGTGATGCCCAAGACTGGCCTTTAGGTGACTGCCACCAAGCAAAGCGTGCCAGAGTGGAGAACATCATCAGAGGCATGACAGGCTCGCCCGAAGGACATTTTACAGATGAAAAGGAAACAGGGCACCTTGAGGCACTGGAAAGCATTCAGGAAAACAAAACCAATGTGTTTCAGAATCAAGACAAAATTCACAGCAGAGGCAGTAGCAGTAAGAGTATAGAAGGTCAGACCCTGAAGAAGCAACTTCATACCATGCAAAAACTCCTTGGACAACTCCATGAAAAATGTATCCAAGTGTACATGAGAAATCAGTGCGACGAGAAAGTCAGTGATGAAGCGAGCTCTACAGGTATGTCTGAAGACAACACCACTTGGAACACTGCGTCTCCTGAGACAATTACAAGTGAGGTGCTTACAGATCCATATCATGAGATAGAAATGTCTTCAGATATTACTTACCCTTGTTGGAAAAATATCAAACTGCTTGAGTACATCCGTTCCAAAccagaaaaagagaagaaaattcTAGCTGATACCTTGAAGGATGAGCTTTCCAGAGCAGTGAATACAACTGTCGACTCCATTTTCAAAAACATTGCAAATACTGTACTCATGTCGCCACCATTACAAGTTGAGAAAGATGGCGAGACTCACAACAAAGCTGAACACCATAATTCTTGCAAGCCGCCATCCAGAATTGAAAACAGCTTGAAAAGGTTTCAAGCATGCTCTGCAAGTGCAATGGGCATCCAGCTACCAAACATTCAGACAGAGGCGCTGTCTTTGGTTGTTGAAAAGGCTTCCATGACAAGTCAAGGAAGAGTAAACATGACAGGAAACAGTCAAGATCATCTTCATCCTTCCCCTGTTTACAGCCATCAAACTTTTCTGCAGGAAAATCAGTTGCTGGAGAATCTCAAACACAATTCCCAAGGTACATTTGAAGGACTACAATGTAGGCATCCTACCATGGGTCAGTCCACCATTGGATTAGTTGACTTACCTTGGGAGCCAGTCAAGGTCAAGTCCAAAGTGACATCAAGGCCTGTAAGAAGTCACCAAGCTCAGCCTCTGGCAATGGATCGTGTGGTTCTGGACAGACTTTGTGTACCCAATGTCAAGATGGAGTGTGGTACCTTGCAAAGTATGTTGAAGAACCACTCATATGTGGTGAAT GAAGGTCTGACCACCAGCCATTTGAAAAAAGCTAAGCTGATGTTTTTCTACACTCGCTACCCTAGCTCTACAGTGCTGAAGACATTTTTCCCTGATGTACAG TTCACGCGCTGTATCACGTCTCAGCTCATCAAATGGTTCAGTAACTTCAGAGAATTCTACTACATCCAGGTGGAGAAGTTTTCCCGCCATGCCCTGATGGAGGGAGTCACTAATGTGAGAGAACTGACAGTGGGCAGAGACTCTGAACTCTTCAGAGCTCTTAATATGCATTACAACAAAGGCAATGACTTCCAG GTTCCTGACAGATTTCTTGAAGTGGCTGGTATTACACTACAAGAGTTTTACATTGCTTTATCACTGGCCAAAGACTCTGACCCATCCTGGAAGAAGGCAATCTATAAGGTAATCTGTAAATTGGACAGTGATGTGCCAAACGAGTTCAAAGCTCCCCTCACATCATAG